The DNA sequence TAACGCAAGTCCCACAAGACCAAGTCTCACGGCCACATCAATCAATAGGTTGTGAGGAGCCTTATAAGTAATTGGTTGCCTATATTTAGTAGGCACCCTTGCATTGTATTTGTCTAAAAGTTTTTCATCTGCATACGTTTGCATCCCAAAACCGATACCAGTAATTGGGTAATCTTTAATAACTTCGATAAAATTATAAGCTATTCCTGTTCTAGGATCGTCCCGTAATTTATTTATAATATTTTCCATGGTGAGACGGTGACTTACAGGCAAAAACGCGATAGCGATTAAAAGAGATACAGTAAAAACCACCAATACCTTTTTATTTTTCAGAGATAATATAGTTAATGAAAAGACCATAGCAAGCAAGGTGCCGCGCGTTTGCGTTAAAAGTGTTGCCAGAGATGTTATTATTAGGCAAATAACGAGGAAGGTTTTACGATATCCATTTGTTAGTTGGCGGAAAAGGTATAATGACAGGATAATGGCAAATAAGGTTACAATGCCAATAATATTAATTGGGATTTCAGTAAAACCGAGACCAAGTTGGGTTGCTATATCATTTCCCATGAAGAAGTAAAAATAAGTGATTGCCCAAATTGAAAAAGCCGCTGCTGATAAAATTATGATCCATATTAGAACTCCGAGCCGTTTCTTAGTATTAAAAAAATTGACCAATAGATAATAGAAAGTCAGATACTTTAGTAAATGTGCATAAAAATCATGGATGCTATTTGGCTTATCAAGCGCAAAAAAGAGGCCAAAGAAACTCCAAAGAACAAACAATGTAAACGGGATGGATAAAGGTGTCTTAAAGGAAAAAGCAGTCTTTTTAAAAACCAAAAGCAGAAGTACGATGAAAGCCGAAAGATAAAAACAAATTTCTTTTATAGTAGTTGTGTGGGGAAAGGGATTGAAGAATAGGAATACTCCCATTAAGATAGGAATACTTATGTTGAGCGAGTTAATCGCCTTCCCATTTAATTTAAGTTTTCTTAACTGATACATGGGACTTTAAGCTATATCGTACATACTGTCCGTTTTTTTGATAAGTTATAATAAGAGGAGCTACGGCTCGAATACTCCGTTTATATATCATACTTTCCTATAAATTTCATTGTCTTAATGGCACCGTAGTGGTATGAAAAGTGTAAAGTACGGTCAGTTAACTTCTTATTTCTATGGATATCGTATCCATGTGGCCTGCTTACGGTCAGCGCATAGCCAGATTTGGGGAGTCACAACGCATGCGTCTCAGAATTTTCATAAAAGGCGTGCCATTTTTTGTTTTTATGAAGGGAATGCCTCTATTTTTGAAAAATTATTATGAGATCAAACGACAGGCAAAACAAACAAAAATAGCTCTCCCCTTTGGGGAAATGTATCCTTGCTTAGAGGACAGGTATAAAGAAAGCGGAATCGCATCAGGACACTATTTCTATCAGGACTTGCTAGTTGCTCATAAGATATTCAAAAATAAACCAATTAAACACGTCGATATTGGCTCAAGAATAGACGGCTTTGTTGCTCATGTTGCATCGTTTAGAGAAATTGAAGTTTTTGATATTAGGGAGTTAAATAGTAATATTCAAAATATTCGCTTTAGGCGTGTCGATCTTATGGATAGAAATTTCAATTTAACAGATTACTGCGATTCAGTTTCATGTCTTCATGCGCTGGAACATTTTGGCCTCGGTAGATATGGAGATAGGTTGGACTATAATGGACACCTGTTAGGTTGGGAGAATATTTATAAGATGCTAAAAAAACGGGGGAAGCTTTATTTTTCCGTACCTATTGGTGAACAAAGGATTG is a window from the Desulfovibrionales bacterium genome containing:
- a CDS encoding DUF268 domain-containing protein, with amino-acid sequence MDIVSMWPAYGQRIARFGESQRMRLRIFIKGVPFFVFMKGMPLFLKNYYEIKRQAKQTKIALPFGEMYPCLEDRYKESGIASGHYFYQDLLVAHKIFKNKPIKHVDIGSRIDGFVAHVASFREIEVFDIRELNSNIQNIRFRRVDLMDRNFNLTDYCDSVSCLHALEHFGLGRYGDRLDYNGHLLGWENIYKMLKKRGKLYFSVPIGEQRIEFNAHRIFSIEYLLNLLGDKYKINAFSYVNDRGDLIANADLEEVSIKNNFSCHYGCGIFELSKT
- a CDS encoding O-antigen ligase family protein, translated to MYQLRKLKLNGKAINSLNISIPILMGVFLFFNPFPHTTTIKEICFYLSAFIVLLLLVFKKTAFSFKTPLSIPFTLFVLWSFFGLFFALDKPNSIHDFYAHLLKYLTFYYLLVNFFNTKKRLGVLIWIIILSAAAFSIWAITYFYFFMGNDIATQLGLGFTEIPINIIGIVTLFAIILSLYLFRQLTNGYRKTFLVICLIITSLATLLTQTRGTLLAMVFSLTILSLKNKKVLVVFTVSLLIAIAFLPVSHRLTMENIINKLRDDPRTGIAYNFIEVIKDYPITGIGFGMQTYADEKLLDKYNARVPTKYRQPITYKAPHNLLIDVAVRLGLVGLALYLYIIFTFVRMGWKKIKYGKDDVIRRWGLCLMAAFVAVFIQGMFENIHSGPPAIVLYAIFAMMTILWHLNMELDSQLDITSASS